The Sediminicola sp. YIK13 genomic sequence GGCATTTTTCTCTGCCTTAGCAGGAAATATGGGTATGAAGATCGCCACCAAAACAAACGTAAGGACAACCCAAGCTGCGCGTACCAGTTTGCCACAGGCTCTTAAAGTTTCCTTTGGTGGTGGTACTGTTATGGGATTGGGTGTAGCGGGATTGGCGGTATTAGGACTTACCACATTTTTCATCATTTTGTTCCATTTCTTTATGAATGGTACATGGACCTCCACAGAGGACATGACCATTGTTCTCGAAACCCTGGCAGGATTCTCCTTGGGAGCTGAGTCCATTGCCCTTTTTGCCCGTGTGGGTGGGGGTATTTATACCAAAGCGGCCGATGTAGGTGCGGATCTGGTAGGTAAAGTTGAAGCGGGAATTCCAGAGGATGATCCTCGTAACCCGGCGACCATAGCCGATAATGTTGGAGACAACGTTGGTGATGTGGCAGGGATGGGTGCAGATTTGTTCGGTTCTTATGTGGCGACCGTTCTTGCTGCCATGGTACTGGGTAATTATGTCATTAAAGATATGGGTGGTAATATCCAAGATGCTTTTGGAGGTATCGGACCTATATTGTTGCCAATGACCATTGCCGGTTTTGGAATTTTATTTTCCATTATTGGAACCATGTTGGTGAAAATTAAAAGTAACGATGCCAAAGAAGCCCAAGTTCAAGGGGCGCTGAACATAGGAAACTGGGTATCTATTGGTTTGACCTTGGTAACCTGTTTTATTTTGGTTAAATATATGCTCCCAGAAACCATGAAAATGGAATTCTTTGGGGAAGGATTAAAAGATATTTCCTCTATGAGGGTGTTTTATGCCACTGTAGTTGGTTTGGCCGTGGGTGGAGTCATATCTTCGGTAACGGAATACTATACCGGTTTAGGAACAAAGCCTGTATTGGCCATCGTTCAAAAATCAAGTACTGGAGCAGGGACCAATGTTATTGCGGGATTGGCGACAGGGATGATCTCTACGTTTCCAACCGTTTTAATATTTGCTGCTGCTATTTGGGCGTCTTATGCTTTTGCAGGGTTTTACGGAGTTGCTTTAGCGGCTTCTGCTATGATGGCCACAACTGCCATGCAATTGGCCATTGATGCCTTTGGACCTATTTCCGATAACGCAGGGGGTATTGCGGAAATGAGTGAACTGCCTAAAGAAGTGCGTACGCGTACGGATATTTTGGATTCTGTAGGGAATACTACCGCTGCAACTGGGAAAGGTTTTGCCATTGCATCTGCTGCCTTGACTTCCTTGGCCTTGTTTGCTGCCTATGTCACCTTTACCGGGATAGACGGGATCAACATATTTAAAGCGCCCGTTCTTGCCATGCTCTTTGTGGGTGGGATGATTCCCGTAGTGTTCTCGGCCCTTGCGATGAACTCGGTTGGGAAGGCCGCTATGGATATGGTGTACGAAGTGCGCAGACAGTTTAAGGAAATTCCTGGTATCATGGAAGGTACCGGAAAACCAGAGTACGGAAAATGCGTGGAAATTTCTACCAAGGCTGCCTTGAGGGAAATGATGCTGCCCGGAATCTTGACTATTGGATTTCCTATCGCTATCGTCTTGCTTGGAAAATTGGTGTATTCGGATAATGACCAATTGACAGCAGAAATGCTTGGAGGCTATATGGCAGGTGTTACAGTTTCTGGTGTGTTGTGGGCTATTTTCCAGAACAATGCAGGAGGTGCTTGGGATAATGCCAAAAAATCCTTTGAAGCAGGAGTGGAAATCAACGGTGAAATGACTTATAAAGGTTCAGATGCCCATAAGGCAGCTGTAACCGGTGATACTGTTGGTGATCCATTTAAGGACACTTCTGGTCCGTCTATGAACATTTTGATCAAGCTGACCTGTTTAATAGGACTTGTGATCGCACCAATATTGGGAGGTCATACCGTTGAAACCGAGGTTGCACAAAAAGAACAGCAGGTTCGTGTGGAAATGATGGTTGATAATGATGCTGCAGAAGCAATAGTTAGCTATACGACCATTGTTAATGGAGAAGAAGTTGTCCAAGAAAAAAAATTCGTGGGAACTACGGAAGAAGTGAAGAAACAAGTAGAGGCCTTTAGGGATGACGTAAAGGTTCAGATAGAACATTAAAATAAGGAATGACCTAAAAAGGAAAAGCCGCCCAATTCATATTGGGCGGCTTTTTATATGTTATAAGTTTAGGCTTCTAGAATAAGCCGTTGATTTCCGCATCAATCTTATTAAGGACCAGTCCCAAATCCTCTGGGTTGTCCACGAAATTCAATTTATCTACATCTATGATCAAAAGGGGGCCTTTTTCATAGCCTTCTACCCAAGCCTCGTAGCGTTCATTCAATCTGCTGAGGTAATCTATGGAAATAGTGTTTTCGTAATCCCTACCTCTTTTATGGATCTGGTTGACCAAATTTGGAATGGAACTCCTCAAATAGATCATAAGATCTGGCGGTTGTACCAAACTTTCCATAAGGTCAAAGAGACTGGAATAATTTGTAAAATCACGATTCGTCATTAGCCCCATGGCGTGGAGGTTGGGAGCGAATATAAAGGCATCCTCGTAAATGGTCCTATCCTGAATAATACTCTTGCCACTTTCGCGGAT encodes the following:
- a CDS encoding deoxynucleoside kinase, with the protein product MHIAVAGNIGAGKTTLTRLLAKHYKWEAHFEDVVDNPYLDDFYNQMERWSFNLQIYFLNSRFRQILQIRESGKSIIQDRTIYEDAFIFAPNLHAMGLMTNRDFTNYSSLFDLMESLVQPPDLMIYLRSSIPNLVNQIHKRGRDYENTISIDYLSRLNERYEAWVEGYEKGPLLIIDVDKLNFVDNPEDLGLVLNKIDAEINGLF
- a CDS encoding sodium-translocating pyrophosphatase, giving the protein MDSIMIYVPIIMAIIGLLFMWIKRSWVLKQDAGDGKMKEISDHIYEGALAFLKAEYKLLTIFVIGASIALAVISFIVPTTHILIVVAFVFGAFFSALAGNMGMKIATKTNVRTTQAARTSLPQALKVSFGGGTVMGLGVAGLAVLGLTTFFIILFHFFMNGTWTSTEDMTIVLETLAGFSLGAESIALFARVGGGIYTKAADVGADLVGKVEAGIPEDDPRNPATIADNVGDNVGDVAGMGADLFGSYVATVLAAMVLGNYVIKDMGGNIQDAFGGIGPILLPMTIAGFGILFSIIGTMLVKIKSNDAKEAQVQGALNIGNWVSIGLTLVTCFILVKYMLPETMKMEFFGEGLKDISSMRVFYATVVGLAVGGVISSVTEYYTGLGTKPVLAIVQKSSTGAGTNVIAGLATGMISTFPTVLIFAAAIWASYAFAGFYGVALAASAMMATTAMQLAIDAFGPISDNAGGIAEMSELPKEVRTRTDILDSVGNTTAATGKGFAIASAALTSLALFAAYVTFTGIDGINIFKAPVLAMLFVGGMIPVVFSALAMNSVGKAAMDMVYEVRRQFKEIPGIMEGTGKPEYGKCVEISTKAALREMMLPGILTIGFPIAIVLLGKLVYSDNDQLTAEMLGGYMAGVTVSGVLWAIFQNNAGGAWDNAKKSFEAGVEINGEMTYKGSDAHKAAVTGDTVGDPFKDTSGPSMNILIKLTCLIGLVIAPILGGHTVETEVAQKEQQVRVEMMVDNDAAEAIVSYTTIVNGEEVVQEKKFVGTTEEVKKQVEAFRDDVKVQIEH